A window of the Coprobacter fastidiosus genome harbors these coding sequences:
- the rpoC gene encoding DNA-directed RNA polymerase subunit beta' — MAFRKENKIKSNFSKISIGLASPEEILEGSSGEVLKPETINYRTYKPERDGLFCERIFGPVKDYECHCGKYKRIRYKGIVCDRCGVEVTEKKVRRERMGHIQLVVPVAHIWYFRSLPNKIGYLLGLPTKKLDAIIYYERYVVIQPGVKDDLAVYDLLSEEEYLDILDSLPKENQMLDDTDPNKFIAKMGAEAIYDLLARLDLDELSYELRHRASTDGSQQRKNEALKRLQVVESFRASKQRNRPEWMILKVVPVIPPELRPLVPLDGGRFATSDLNDLYRRVIIRNNRLKRLMEIKAPEVILRNEKRMLQEAVDSLLDNSRKSSAVKTDANRPLKSLSDSLKGKQGRFRQNLLGKRVDYSARSVIVVGPELKMHECGLPKDMAAELYKPFVIRKLIERGIVKTVKSAKKIVDRKEPVVWDILEHVMKGHPVLLNRAPTLHRLGIQAFQPKMIEGKAIQLHPLACTAFNADFDGDQMAVHLPLGNEAILEAQMLMLGAHNILNPANGAPITVPSQDMVLGLYYITKLRPGSLGEGLVFYGPEEAEIAYNEGKVSLHAPVKVVVKDLDENGNIVDILRETSVGRVLVNEKVPVEVGYINEILTKKSLRGIIGKVIKVCGVVRAAQFLDDIKNLGYQMAFKGGLSFNLADVIIPPEKEALVNEGYANVEQIMANYNMGFITYNERYNQIIDTWTHVNSKLSDILMKQLTNDNQGFNSVFMMLDSGARGSKEQIRQLSGMRGLMAKPQKSGAEGGQIIENPILANFKEGLSVLEYFISTHGARKGLADTALKTADAGYLTRRLVDVAHDVIIHEEDCGTLRGLVCTELKNNEETVASLEERILGRVSVHDIQHPLTGEILVHAGEEITEDIAKKISDSPIERVEIRSVLTCESKKGVCAKCYGRNLATNRLVQKGEAVGVIAAQSIGEPGTQLTLRTFHVGGIASNIAAVSNVTSRYDGILEIDELRTVDSIDETGKKVMIVVGRLAEMRIIDPNTKIVLTTTNIPYGSKLYFNSGDTLKKGDVVCEWDPFNAVIVSEATGKVKFDNVIEGVTYKVESDEQTGLREKIIIESKDRTRVPSALILDEKGDVIRSYSLPMGAHLMVDEGQEIKSGDVFVKIPRAVGKAGDITGGLPRVTELFEARNPSNPAVVSEIDGEVNFGKVKRGNREISVTSKTGQVKKYLVPLSKQILVQENDYVRAGTPLSDGAITPSDILAIKGPTAVQEYIVNEVQDVYRLQGVKINDKHFEVIVRQMMRKVMVIDPGDTRFLEQQIIDKHEFMEENDRIWGKKVVIDAGDSQTMKPGQIVTARKLRDENSALKRRDLHLVEVRDAVPATSEQILQGITRAALQTSSFMSAASFQETTKVLNEAAINGKVDKLEGMKENVICGHLIPAGTGQREFDKLVVGSKEEFDRVFANRKNVTDF, encoded by the coding sequence GTGATACAACCGGGAGTAAAAGACGATTTAGCTGTGTATGATTTGCTCTCGGAAGAAGAATATTTGGATATTCTGGATTCTCTTCCTAAAGAAAATCAGATGTTGGATGATACAGATCCCAATAAGTTCATTGCGAAAATGGGAGCTGAGGCTATCTATGATCTTTTGGCACGTTTGGATTTGGACGAGCTTTCGTATGAATTGCGTCATCGTGCCAGCACAGATGGTTCTCAACAGCGTAAAAACGAAGCACTGAAACGTCTTCAAGTTGTAGAGTCTTTCCGGGCTTCAAAACAGCGTAATCGTCCTGAATGGATGATTCTGAAAGTCGTTCCGGTTATTCCGCCAGAATTGCGTCCTCTTGTTCCTTTGGATGGAGGTCGTTTTGCGACTTCAGATTTGAATGATCTTTATCGTCGTGTAATCATCCGCAACAATCGTTTGAAACGTTTGATGGAGATTAAAGCTCCCGAAGTGATTTTACGAAACGAAAAACGTATGCTTCAGGAGGCGGTGGACTCTTTATTGGATAATTCCCGTAAGTCGAGTGCTGTAAAAACCGATGCCAATCGTCCGTTGAAATCTCTTTCTGACAGTTTAAAAGGGAAGCAAGGGCGTTTCCGTCAGAATTTGTTGGGAAAACGTGTCGATTATTCTGCGCGTTCGGTAATTGTTGTCGGACCTGAATTGAAAATGCACGAGTGCGGTCTTCCGAAGGATATGGCTGCGGAACTTTACAAGCCGTTTGTTATTCGGAAACTGATTGAACGCGGTATTGTCAAGACCGTTAAATCTGCTAAAAAAATCGTTGACCGAAAAGAACCTGTCGTATGGGATATTTTGGAACATGTGATGAAAGGTCATCCCGTATTGTTGAACCGTGCTCCGACATTGCACCGCTTAGGTATTCAGGCTTTTCAGCCGAAAATGATCGAGGGAAAGGCTATTCAATTGCATCCATTGGCATGTACGGCATTTAACGCCGACTTCGACGGTGACCAGATGGCCGTCCATTTACCTTTGGGAAATGAAGCTATTCTGGAGGCTCAAATGTTAATGTTGGGTGCTCATAATATTCTTAATCCTGCAAATGGAGCTCCTATTACAGTGCCGTCTCAGGATATGGTGCTCGGGTTGTATTATATTACAAAACTTCGTCCGGGTTCTTTGGGTGAAGGTTTGGTATTTTATGGACCGGAAGAGGCCGAGATAGCGTATAATGAAGGAAAAGTTTCCCTTCACGCTCCTGTAAAAGTCGTAGTAAAAGATTTGGATGAAAACGGGAATATTGTAGATATACTTCGTGAGACTTCTGTGGGTCGGGTTTTAGTAAATGAGAAAGTGCCTGTAGAAGTCGGATATATTAATGAAATTCTGACAAAGAAATCTTTACGTGGTATTATCGGTAAAGTAATTAAAGTTTGCGGTGTTGTTCGTGCAGCTCAATTCCTTGATGATATTAAGAATTTAGGATATCAGATGGCTTTCAAAGGAGGTTTGTCCTTTAACCTTGCCGATGTGATTATTCCGCCAGAAAAAGAAGCCTTGGTTAATGAAGGGTATGCTAACGTAGAGCAGATCATGGCGAATTATAACATGGGTTTCATCACTTATAATGAACGTTACAATCAGATTATCGATACATGGACTCATGTCAATTCGAAATTGTCGGATATTCTGATGAAACAATTGACAAATGATAATCAGGGATTTAACTCTGTATTCATGATGTTGGATTCTGGAGCTCGTGGTTCTAAAGAACAAATTCGTCAGCTTTCCGGTATGCGTGGTTTGATGGCAAAACCTCAAAAATCGGGAGCAGAAGGCGGACAGATTATCGAGAACCCTATTTTGGCGAACTTTAAGGAGGGATTATCTGTATTGGAATATTTTATTTCCACTCACGGTGCTCGTAAAGGTCTTGCTGATACGGCTTTGAAAACAGCAGATGCCGGATACTTGACCCGTCGTTTGGTCGATGTAGCTCATGACGTAATTATTCATGAAGAAGATTGCGGTACGTTAAGAGGACTTGTATGTACTGAATTGAAGAATAATGAAGAAACCGTCGCCTCTTTGGAAGAACGTATTTTGGGACGTGTTTCGGTACATGATATTCAACATCCGTTAACTGGAGAGATTTTGGTTCATGCCGGTGAAGAGATAACCGAGGATATTGCTAAGAAAATAAGTGATTCACCGATTGAACGTGTAGAAATTCGTTCGGTATTGACTTGCGAATCGAAAAAGGGCGTTTGTGCTAAATGTTACGGACGTAATTTGGCTACAAATCGTTTGGTTCAAAAAGGTGAAGCTGTAGGTGTGATTGCTGCTCAGTCTATTGGTGAACCGGGAACACAGTTGACATTGCGTACATTCCATGTGGGAGGTATTGCATCCAATATTGCAGCAGTATCGAATGTTACTTCACGTTATGACGGTATTCTCGAAATAGATGAACTTCGTACGGTGGATAGTATTGACGAAACCGGAAAGAAAGTGATGATTGTAGTAGGCCGTTTGGCTGAAATGCGTATCATTGATCCAAATACGAAAATCGTGTTGACGACAACAAATATTCCTTACGGCTCTAAGCTTTACTTTAATAGTGGGGATACTCTTAAAAAAGGAGATGTCGTTTGCGAATGGGATCCGTTCAATGCCGTTATCGTTTCAGAAGCTACCGGTAAGGTTAAGTTCGATAATGTAATCGAAGGTGTGACTTATAAAGTCGAATCGGATGAGCAAACCGGTCTTCGTGAAAAGATCATTATAGAATCTAAGGATAGAACCCGAGTTCCATCGGCTCTTATTTTGGATGAAAAAGGAGATGTAATTCGCTCCTATTCATTGCCTATGGGGGCTCACCTTATGGTTGATGAAGGTCAGGAAATAAAATCAGGGGATGTGTTTGTTAAGATCCCGCGTGCCGTAGGTAAAGCCGGAGATATTACCGGAGGTCTTCCTCGTGTTACCGAGTTGTTTGAGGCTCGTAATCCGTCTAATCCTGCTGTCGTTTCTGAAATCGACGGAGAAGTTAATTTCGGAAAAGTAAAACGAGGTAATCGTGAAATTTCTGTAACTTCTAAAACCGGACAGGTTAAGAAATATTTAGTTCCTTTGTCAAAACAAATATTGGTACAAGAGAATGACTATGTCCGGGCCGGAACTCCACTTTCGGACGGTGCTATTACTCCTTCTGATATTTTGGCGATAAAAGGACCGACTGCCGTTCAGGAATATATTGTTAATGAGGTTCAGGATGTGTATCGTTTGCAAGGTGTGAAAATCAATGATAAACACTTTGAGGTTATCGTCCGTCAAATGATGCGTAAGGTAATGGTGATAGATCCGGGTGATACTCGTTTCTTGGAACAACAGATTATCGATAAGCACGAATTTATGGAGGAAAATGATCGTATCTGGGGTAAAAAAGTGGTTATCGATGCCGGAGATTCTCAGACAATGAAACCGGGACAGATTGTGACTGCTCGTAAATTGAGAGATGAAAACTCTGCATTGAAACGTCGTGATTTACATTTGGTAGAAGTGCGCGATGCTGTGCCTGCTACTTCTGAACAAATTTTGCAAGGTATTACTCGTGCGGCTCTTCAGACTTCCAGCTTTATGTCGGCTGCTTCGTTCCAAGAAACTACAAAAGTGTTGAATGAGGCTGCTATTAACGGTAAAGTAGATAAACTTGAAGGAATGAAGGAAAATGTAATTTGTGGACATCTGATTCCTGCCGGTACTGGTCAGCGTGAATTTGACAAATTGGTTGTCGGTTCTAAAGAAGAATTTGACCGAGTATTTGCTAATCGGAAAAATGTAACGGATTTTTAA